The DNA segment ATAGAGGTTGGAGGGATCCAATACTCTCTCATAAGGAAATGTTAATGAAAATAATATAATTGGAGGAATTGTAATGCTAAAAATAAACACAGAAGAAGGTTTTACAGGCCTTGAGGCTGCAATTGTACTGATTGCATTCGTAGTTGTGGCAGCAGTTTTCTCATACGTTGTATTGGGAGCTGGTTTCTTCACGACACAGAAAGCACAGCAGGTAGTCTATTCAAGTGTAGACCAGGCTAGTTCAAGCGTAGAAGTTCTGGGTAATGTATACGGTATCGGTGATGACGGAGACAGTTCAGTCAATATTGATCAGATCAGGTTTTCGGTCGGGCTTACAGCAGGTGGTTCACCTGTTGATTTCAGCCAGACAACAATTGCATTCAGCAATGCTGATAACGTAAGCAAACTGGAAAGACAGGCTGATATAGTTACAGGGGATTCGGAACCGAAAAACGTCAACCCAGGAAACTGGTCAGTTGTACTTGCAAAGAACAACAAGAGCGATGATCTTCTCCTCGAAAACGAAGAGCATTTTGTTATTGTAGCAAACCCACTAGACAATATCTCTTCAAACCAGGATTTCACTCTTGATCTGCGCCCGGCTGTAGGGACATCCTACACAATTGCAAGGTCGGCACCTGCAAGGATTCAGGGGATAAACACACTCTACTAAGGAGATGAGAAGAATGGCTAAATTATTCAAATCAGAAGAAGGTTTTACCGGTCTTGAGGCTGCAATTGTCTTGATTGCATTCGTTGTCGTAGCCGCAGTTTTCTCGTACGTTGTATTGGGAGCAGGTTTCTTCACGACACAGAAAGCACAGCAGGTAGTCTACTCAAGTGTTGACATGGCTTCATCAAGCCTTGAAGTTCTCGGTGACGTATACGGTAACGGTACAAACTCATACATTGATGGTGTAAGATTTGTAGTAGGACTTACCTCGGGAGGGTCATCAGTTGACTTTGCAAACACAAACCTTGTATTCACAAACACAACAGCTATCGTTGATCTTATAAATTCATCAAAAATCTCAAGTTCAGGAAGCGTAATCGACACACTGTCAGATCTTCAGGGTGGCGCCCCGAACACTTGGGGTATTATTGACATAGCAAACGGTGATGACGGCGCACTTCTTGAAAATGAAGAGCAGTTTACTATCTATGCAAAACTTGACTCCACCGCAGTGGCACCAAATGAGGAGTTCACCATTGAAGTCAAGCCTCCGGAGGGAACAACCTATGCAATAAAGCGTGGTGCTCCTGCAAAGATAGAAAAGGTCAATATCCTATACTAAATTTTTTTTAACGCCAGACCAAGGAAGTGATACGAATGGTTATAGACACAGGCAGTTTTGAGTTTCTTGGACTTGATTTAGAGGCATTTACGGGTCTTGAAGCTGCTATCGTATTGATTGCCTTTGTTGTGACGGCTTCAATATTCTCATACGTTATACTTGGTGCAGGCTTCTTTGCAACGCAAAAGGCACAAGACGTCGTATATACAAGTGTAGGGCAGACATCATCAAGTATTGAAGTAATGGGTGATGTTTATGGGAATAGCACAACAGTCGGAGGAGTTGATGCAAAAATGGACGGGTTAAGGTTTGTGCTTGGCCTTACAGCCGGCGGTTCGCCAGTTGACTTTGCATCAACGACGATGACTTTCTCAACAGACGAAGACGTTACAAAAATTAATAATGTAACGGCAATCAAAAGTACTTCAACAAACGTAGTTGTCGACAAAAGCTCAATAGGAGCTAATGAATGGGGAATTATTGATATAGCAAACGGAGACAAAGGCGCACTTCTCGAAAACCAGGAGCAGTTCACAATTTATGTGCATCTGGATTCTGGCAATGAGATTGCACGAAACAAAGAATTCAGCCTTGAGGTAAGACCTGCAAAAGGCTCTTCCTATGGTATAAAACGTAAGGCTCCTTCAAAGATTGATAAAGTAAATGTTCTATATTAATCAGGCAATTACTAAATTTAAAAAATATATCCTTTTTTTTAGCGCGGAATGATTCGCATATCAAATAAAATTCATTAAACAGTATTTTAAATACTGAGAGAGAAATAAATATAATCATGGCTATAAACCAGTCGCAGGTTGACCATATTATAAGCGCAGCATCAGCCGACGATCCGGAAGTAAAGCTTCAAAACCTTCAGGATGAAGTTGATCTCCTCAAAAAATCCGTTAAAAAACTGCTAATTGATCTAAGGGAGAGACTCAACGAAACAGAAAATCCGTTTATCGTTTCGAATTCACTGCCGCAGGCAGGACTTCCTCCGGTTCTGTCAGAAGAACATGAACCTGATGAAAATGAAACACAAGGCAAAAATGAGACTGTTCCGGAAGTCACTCCTGCTCCTGATGATACATTGTCTGACATTGAGGTATTTCCAGAAAATAATCCTGACGATAGTATCAACCAGAATTACCCTGTCCCAGCCGACAAGAATTCAATGATGCTTCTTAAAAAGCAAATAGAAGATATAGAAAAAAATGCAAAAGAAATTCCTGTTGATACAAAACAAAAGGACAGACCCAGACTCCAAAAACTCCACAGACTCTTTGAATGGGTAAGCAGGATGGTAAAAAAATACGGTCAGGACAGACTTCTTATAATGACAGAATCATACAAGGCTATGGGATATATAAACGAAACAGCCTGTGACCAGGTAAAGGAGATTTCAAAACTTATGCCTGAAACCATAGGAGACTTCCACGAAATAAGCTCTGAAGAATTTGTAGCTGAACTTTATGTTCTGAACAGAATTCTCTTTCCTGAAGACTCATCACTTGACAGGGAAATGATCGAAGTCATGATGGATAAAAGAGAGATCTCTGAAAAAGAGACTTCAGACAAAAAAACAGGGGAAAATACATCAGAAGACGACTGGATAGACCTGCTCGAAAAAGTGTAGACCTGCTAAAAGACTTATTAATACTTTATATAACATGTCAAGTGAAACATTTGCAACAGCAATTTTTCTTATAACTGCGATCGTAGCTGCGGCGGTACTTGTAAATGCTTTTTTCCCGATAATATTCCAGGCAACATCCACTTTTTCCGAATCGTCAAATTCAGCGGACGAACGTCTCAGAACGGATATAACAATTATCAACAACTATGCTGCAAGTCCTGACGCAAAAATCTGGATAAAAAATATAGGTTCTTCGAAAATCGGCACAAATATGATAAATTCATCAGATCTTTTTATAGGAGCCGAAGGGGACTTTGATTTAATGACACTTGACAATTCAGGGACTCTGAGTGACGGAGAGTGGAGCTACAAAATAATCAATAACACAAATGACTACTTAGACCCTCATGAGACCCTTGAAATAACAGTTAAGAGTAGCAAAATACCTGGGAACTCCGGCAACTATGTGTACTTCAGCTTTACCCTTTCAAACGGAGTAAGCATATCCAAAACATTTACGACGAGTGGTTAAATTGGGAAGTGCAACAATTATTGCAACGGCATTTGCTCTGATTCTTCTGATTATAACCGCCTATTTTCTTGTTGCAGTGGTTTTGACAACAGCTGAAGTTGTTTCTGTTGCCCAGCAGGATAAAGTAAACCTGCAGGACTTGCGACTTAGAACATCCATAGACATAAGCAACATATCGGTGAATGAATCATCCAGCCTGCTGTATATCGAAATTCTAAATGACGGTAATGCAGAGATTTCAGAATATAAATACTGGGACATATACACAGGAAACAATTCTGCTCTTGCCCCGCTGCACTACATGACAGGAAACAGTTCAGGAGAATGGAGCATCATCTTAATCAAACCCGATATCCTCAACCCCGGCATTCTTGATCCTCAGGAAACAATAAACGTCTCCGTACAATATCCCGGACAAAAACCCCTGTGGGTACAGGTGACAACTCCCAACGGAGTGTCGGCATCATCATATGTCAATACATAAAAATAATCTCCATTCAGCAAGTGATCGGATAAGTCAGATTAAAACTAAAAAAAAGTGAGACCTGAAATGTACGAAGAAGAAGAAAATCTTGGAGACCTGATAGGTGGAGAAGATAGAAAAATACTCTCCACAGGAAATAATGAAATAGACAAAAAACTGGCTGACGGACTGCCTCTCGGGTCACTCACCCTTATAGAAGGTGAAAACGATACCGGAAAAAGCGTAATGACTCAGCAGATCATATGGGGTGCAATGAAGGCAAGTCTTAACGTAGAACTCTTTACGTCTGAAAACACTGCAAAAAGTTTTCTTTCCCAGATGGAGTCAATGAGCCTTGACATCTCAGATTACTTTGCATGGGGATACCTGAAAATATTTCCCATGCATACAATTGGTTTTGAGTGGGGTGAAACTGAGATGCAGGGAATTCTCAAAAGACTTATAAATAAAATGCAGAACAGCAAAGCCGAAGTGATTGTAGTAGACTCTCTTACACTTCTGACCGAATCAACATCACAAAGCGATCTTCTGGCGTTTTTGACAAACTGCAAAAATCTCGTGGATCATGGCAAAACTATCCTGATAACTCTTCACACATATGCATTTGAAGAGGACACACTTGTAAGAATTAGATCAATCTGTGATGCACACCTGTTTATGAAAAAAGCCCTTGTAGGTGACAAATACGTCATGGTAATGGAGGTCATAAAAGTAAGAGGAGCAAGAAAAACGACAGGAAATGTCGTTTCATTTGAAGTCCACCCGGGATATGGCATGAAAATTATTCCAATGTCAACTGCAAGAGTCTAAAGGAGAGACATGATAAAATATGGGATCATCTCTAAGTGCTAACATAAATCTTCCTTTTCAGCCGGAGGAGCTTGATGAGGATGAAGATATCTATTCAAACTATGAATCCTCTGCCCTTTACAGAATGCTTCCTGCAAATGCAAAGGAATACGTAGCTCAAAGTCCTCATCTTCTTGAATACCTTCAGATGTTTCCGGTCAACCTCTATGGAATCCCGCTTTTTTTCTCTGAACTCAAAAGAGACTTAAAAAGTATGGAAAACCCAAATGTCATATACC comes from the Methanomicrobium sp. W14 genome and includes:
- a CDS encoding archaellin/type IV pilin N-terminal domain-containing protein, with the translated sequence MAKLFKSEEGFTGLEAAIVLIAFVVVAAVFSYVVLGAGFFTTQKAQQVVYSSVDMASSSLEVLGDVYGNGTNSYIDGVRFVVGLTSGGSSVDFANTNLVFTNTTAIVDLINSSKISSSGSVIDTLSDLQGGAPNTWGIIDIANGDDGALLENEEQFTIYAKLDSTAVAPNEEFTIEVKPPEGTTYAIKRGAPAKIEKVNILY
- a CDS encoding flagellin is translated as MSSETFATAIFLITAIVAAAVLVNAFFPIIFQATSTFSESSNSADERLRTDITIINNYAASPDAKIWIKNIGSSKIGTNMINSSDLFIGAEGDFDLMTLDNSGTLSDGEWSYKIINNTNDYLDPHETLEITVKSSKIPGNSGNYVYFSFTLSNGVSISKTFTTSG
- a CDS encoding flagellin; this encodes MVIDTGSFEFLGLDLEAFTGLEAAIVLIAFVVTASIFSYVILGAGFFATQKAQDVVYTSVGQTSSSIEVMGDVYGNSTTVGGVDAKMDGLRFVLGLTAGGSPVDFASTTMTFSTDEDVTKINNVTAIKSTSTNVVVDKSSIGANEWGIIDIANGDKGALLENQEQFTIYVHLDSGNEIARNKEFSLEVRPAKGSSYGIKRKAPSKIDKVNVLY
- a CDS encoding ATPase domain-containing protein; the encoded protein is MYEEEENLGDLIGGEDRKILSTGNNEIDKKLADGLPLGSLTLIEGENDTGKSVMTQQIIWGAMKASLNVELFTSENTAKSFLSQMESMSLDISDYFAWGYLKIFPMHTIGFEWGETEMQGILKRLINKMQNSKAEVIVVDSLTLLTESTSQSDLLAFLTNCKNLVDHGKTILITLHTYAFEEDTLVRIRSICDAHLFMKKALVGDKYVMVMEVIKVRGARKTTGNVVSFEVHPGYGMKIIPMSTARV
- a CDS encoding archaellin/type IV pilin N-terminal domain-containing protein yields the protein MLKINTEEGFTGLEAAIVLIAFVVVAAVFSYVVLGAGFFTTQKAQQVVYSSVDQASSSVEVLGNVYGIGDDGDSSVNIDQIRFSVGLTAGGSPVDFSQTTIAFSNADNVSKLERQADIVTGDSEPKNVNPGNWSVVLAKNNKSDDLLLENEEHFVIVANPLDNISSNQDFTLDLRPAVGTSYTIARSAPARIQGINTLY